The Aneurinibacillus migulanus genome contains the following window.
TAACGAGTAGGTAGTGTCTAGGAGAAGCACTGTATATTCATAAAGCTGATATGAAGAAATCCCTTTTTTATTTACAATTTTGGACTAATAACTAAGGCATATGTGAGTAAATACATAAGTTATATTGTCTTAATTCATCTGGTAAATAAATGGGTGAATATCTAGGTTCGGAGTGTTTGCAGGCGCATATCATGTAACTGTATCAAAAAAGACGAGGAGGAAACTACATGTATCATACAGATATGTATGGTTCACCGACTTACATGAATGAATACACACATCCTATACAATGGTATACATCATGTCGACAGTATCTTCACCGTTATGTACGAATAACTACAAAAGACGGAAATGTTTATGATGGATTTATTGCAGACGTAAATCCCGAGAATGTTACTCTTGCTATTCCCACGTGTGAAGCAGAGGGAGCAGACGATCGCCAGTTTGGTTTTGGTCGCCGTCGTTTTAGACGCTTAGCTCTTCCCTTATTTCTATTGTCTTCATTATTTTTGCTTCCCTTTTTTGGTGGAGGATTTCCCTATTGGTATTGATGATTGCTTAATGGTTTCTTTGATGTGGAGGAAAGAAAAAACAAAGCAAATGATAAAAAAAGCCGTTCGTTCTGATTCGAAGCGGCTTTTTGCTCTACATAGGAATAGCGACAAGGTTTTAACTTAATTTTCCGGTAGTCTTTGATAGGTTATGTTTTTTTATTCGTATTACAAAGTAAGTACCAATTAAAAGTAGCAAGGAGGGTAGCGCTCTTGAAAATAACAGAAGAAAATGCTGTACAACAAATCAAGAACCGTAATGAGAAGGCAATTGCTTTCATTATTCAAACGTATGGAAGCTTACTTACTGCCATCATCAAACGGCATGTGCATTATAATGAGCATAACGAAAAAATCGGACCTTCCATTCCAATTAAATAAATTTATAGAATCCGCTAAACATCTAAATTTAGCGGGGTTTTGTTATATTTTGAATTTTTTACCTTCTTAAACCTAATAATTCACCTGTTAAAATTTAGCACATTGAATGGTGCTGTTCAAAAAATAACGCCGTATACTGAAAAATAAAAGCGTATATGGAATATAAGAAGGCTGTTGAGAAGACCTCAACAGCTTTTTTAGTTAAACACATATTTCTTTGCATTACATGCAGAAAAAATGGTAAGAAATAAGTTTTGGGTTTAGAAGTTAGGTTTTTATCCAAAAATAGAACAAAGAAAGTTGAACGCTAAAAGGAGAAAATATGATTATTTTCATTGTGAATCCCGTTTCAGCAAATGGACGAGGGAAAAAAATATGGTCACAATTAGAACCTGTTTTGAAGGAAAGACAGCTTGCCTATACTGTTCATTTCACAACAGGCCCTAAGCATGCAACGTTTCTTGCAAAAGAAATACGAAAAGTATCAAAAGTAGAAGCGGTTATTGTTGTGGGAGGGGATGGTACATTGCATGAGGTGGCTCAGGGGCTAATTGGGACTGCTATTCCTCTTGGTTGTATTCCGGCAGGTTCAGGAAATGACTTCGCACGGGCTTTACATATTTCAACAAACAGTATAAAAGCTTTGGAAATGCTCCTTTCCTCTAAGCCGTATAAGATAGATGTTGCCGAAATTAACAATAGTTTCTTTGTTAATGGATCTGGTATTGGATTTGATGGTGCAGTAGCAAGAATGACGAATGGGTCAAAGATTAAATGTTGGCTAAACCGCATGAAATTAGGCAGGCTTGCCTACGTAATTATTGCGCTCAGGTTGCTGTGCACTTTTCGTCCAATGCCTCTTACCCTTACCATTGATGGGAGACGTTATTTTTATGACAATATATGGTTAATCGCTGTATCAAACATTCCGTTTTATGGAGGAGGTATGAGCGTTTGCCCTGATGCGATATATGATGACGGACTACTTGATTTGTGTATCGTGAGCAATATCAACCGGTTTCATTTTTTACGAAGTTTGATTAAAGTCTTCAAGGGAAAGCATACATCTGAACCAGGAATAATCATGATGCGCGGGAGAAAAATATCTATTCAATCCAAAAAAACGTTACCTATTCATATGGATGGGGAATACTACCAATCAAACTGTGCTACCATTAACGTCCAAAGGCGAGCGCTCAGCGTTCTGCATGCGCCTTTCATTAATAAATCTTGTTAAATAAAGTAAAGGGTAAGATGAGATGAAAAAGATAATTTTACTTCTTGTTGATTCGTTAATGCCAAGCATACTAGAAGATTGTATGCGACAGAAAACGGTTCCAGCGCTTCAGTTTTTAAAGGATCGGGGAAGATATTGGTCTAATTGTGTTACTGTTTTCCCAACCATGACGGCTTCTGTTGATAGTTCATTATTAACGGGTGTTTATCCTGACGTTCATCGGGTTCCCGGACTTGTCTGGTATAACCCTGAAGAAAAAGCAATCATAAATTACCTTAACGGATGGAAGTGCGTCAGAAAGCTGGGGCTTTCTGCTTGTGCGCAAAACGTTCTTTATAACTTAAATGAAAAACATCTAAGTAAGGAGATTACAACGCTGTTTGAAGAATTGGAATGCAGAGGGAAAACATCAGCCTCCATCAATACGATTATTCATCGAGGAAACAAAAAGCATCGTGTTCAGCTTCCCTTTTTAATGAATCTGGCAACTGGGTTTCGCCTCCATGGCGATATCTCTGGCCCGGATGTATTGACACTGGGGGCTATGGTTCAAACGAATGTAAAACAGAGAATTCCTTCCGTTATACAAGGATGTAGACGCCGATACGGAATTAACGACAAATATGCCGTACATGTAGCAAAACAGCTTATCCAATCTAATTCTCAACCGGACTTTATGCTCGTATATCTTCCGGATAATGACCATGAAATACATATAAAAGGTCCCATTCATGCGGAGGAATCTTTGATCCGAGTAGACCAGCACATACAGGAAATTTTAAACGTTTTCGATTCCTGGGATGATGCATTAAATCAATGTGTGTTTATTGTAACCAGTGATCATGGGCAGACACATATTGGAAAAGAAGAAGAGTTCAATATCGATCTTGATAAGCTGCTGGAATCATTTCGTGTCCTTCAACTGGGAGAGGATGTAAACGATCATGATCTTGTAGTTTGTAATAATGAACGAATGGCTTATATATATCCGTTAAAACCGGATAAGCAACCACAAATTTTGCGACACCTGCTGTCAGAGGCGCGAATGGACCTCATTGCCTGGAAGGAAGATAGAGGTGTTTCGGTGAGAGAGGGAGGATCAGGTAGAGCGGTTTATTTTGAACCAGGCGGATCAAATATAGATATCTACGGGACAACATGGAACATTACCGGAGAATGGGCTACATTGGATGTAAAGTTTAATGAAGGTATTTTACATTACGGGGATTATCCGGACGTGCTTTCCAGGTTATACGGAGCGCTGTATTCTCAAGACATTCCTGTAATTGTTGTTACCGCTCGCCCAAGATATGAATTTAAAAGCCGACTTTATCCCGTTCATTTAAACGGTGGGAGCCACGGTTCTTTGCATAAGTATGATTCAACGATTCCTCTTATTATAACTGGAACAGAACATCGCATAAATGAACCGCCTCGGTTAATCGATTTAAAGTCCTTTATTATCAACATTTTTGAAAACTTTTCAAAATAATAGCTGCCGGTATAGAAGTAATGATTGTATAAGGTATACCAATAATTCCATTAAAAACGACAAATAAAAAAATAAATAATGAACAAAATGTAAAAGTCAACATTACTTATTCTTACGTACAAAAGGGAGGATTAAATGGAGAATCGAGTTTTTTATATTGCCCTGGGAGATTCTCTCACTGCGGGAGTGGGAGCTTCTACACATGCTCGGTCATTTACGGCCAATTTTTTTCAAGCTATAAAACAAACGAAAGAATGTCAGTACATGAATTTTGGCAAATCAGGGCGTAGCAGCGGGGAATTGCTTCAATTTCTTATCGATTCCAAAATACGCGATTTATTAAAGAGAGCAACTCATATTACGATTACAACAGGCGGAATCGATATGATTCGTGCTTATTCGAATAACGTTAACTTTTTGGAATACGTTCGTACAGTTCAAACGTTAAAGCAAAATTTGAGACACATATTATGCAATATAACTGAAACTAATCCAAACACTCAAGTATTCTTAATGGGTCTTTATAATCCTGGTCCTCTGGACCACAAATTATATGAGTTAGCCAATAATTTGATTCGAAGGATAAACAAGTTATATGAAGAAACGGCAAAACAATTTGGTATTCATACCATTGATCCTATGGATTCTTTTTTAAACAAACCACACCTATTGGCAGATGAAGTTCATCCCAATGATTTAGGCTATAGGGTCATAACCGATTTGTTTCTAAATAAACAAAGCCGTTCGACCCATATAAGAGCTGTAGGTCAGAACGGCAAAGGCGTTATGCCATGGGAATTTGAGGAATAATCCGGCCTTCAATACGTTCGAAGATATCATCAAGGTCGTAGCCGGTAATGGTAAGTCCGTGGTTTTTAAGGCCGATGATAGCTCTCGATGGATTGTCCTCTTGCCTTATTAATTCTGCTACTGTCTGAGCCAGTTCAAGCGTGCCGCAGGGATAGTTAATTTCTGTAGCGGTAACTCTTTCCATCCAAGCATGAATATGGACAATTGCACCGATAGAAGGGTGTTCTTTATATACTATCCAATGCTCGATAGCATCTACGGAAGCTCGACGAGGGGTGATAGTAGGAGGTATGCTAAGGAGCATCGTATTTCTTTCCGCATCATACCCTTTAATCAGAAGTATGTCTTCTCCAATCGTTTTTAAATCTGCTTTGTTAACGCCACTGGCGCTCATCCAGAAACTCTCTTTATCATGGCGGCAGCTTACATTTCCATAACTTAATCCGCCGATACCATATAGTTTTTTTACGTGCTGTAAATCGCGGGGGCTCAAATATTCCTCCATAGGAAAAGGGGCTGGCAGTAAATTCATTTTATCCAGTTTTTGACCAGCTATATACATATCTCTTGTTCTCTCATCGCCATTCCATAGTTTGTAAGGGAGGTCTTGGTGGAACTCATTATCGATTACCAACTGGGAAGAAGCTAGTGGTTCTAACCGTTTATAGACAAGCATAAAAAATTCTTGTTCATTTCCCAACTGATATTCAATTTTATAGCATCCTTGTTCAAGCGTGATGAAGTAAACGTTTGTGTTCTCTGTTTCGTGAGAGATATAGATAAGATGATTAGACAGAGAGCGTATGAGGAAAGGATAGGCTGCTTTTAATATGTTTTCGGGCTTCTCATGGGTTTCGAGTATGGAAACAACAAAAGTAGATTGTGCCTTTCGTCGAAACGGGCGAGGTTTTTCATGGCTGATAAAGTTAAATACTAATCGAAAATTCTCGTTTGTTTCCTCACAAAATAGATAACCATTGGCTGAAAAAATGTTTTTTAATCCTTTTGCAAACCACTGAAGAAAATCACTGTGTAAGGGATGATGAATCGTGAATTTGTGCATAAAATTCACACCTTCCTTTGCCTCGTAACGTTTTTTAGTGTTCAAAGACCACTTTCACAACGGCTTCTTGACCTTTATTACTGGCGGTAGCAATCGCTCGTTTATATTGCTCAAGAGGAAAACGATGAGTAATAAGAGGCGATAGATCAATTTTTCCCTTGGCCATCAATTCGATAGCAATGTCATATGTCCTCGTTTTTTTTCCTTCATACTTCTCCGTGCTATAAGCAAAGCTGCCCTTGACCGTTAATTCATTTAACCAAACCGTTGTCCAATCAATCTTATTAAGTATACCTGCCAGTCCAAGTAAAATGACTTTTCCGCCACTTTTAGTAAGGCGAAGTGCATCATGAATGCTGGATTCTTTCCCGACACACTCAAAGGTTATATCAGCCCCTCCTTGTGCAATCGATGAGCCAAAAATGGGAGTAAGCAGTTTTGCGTGAAGAGAAGAAGCTGCTTTAGGAAAATAGCGATTTTTAGATGTAAGACGAATAACTTCATCTGCTCCATAGTGAGAGGCTAATTCAGCCTGGTAATCATGCTTAGCCAATACAATGATGCGACATGAGATACCTAATGCTCGGATAGCTGCTATTATACAGAGGCCGATAACGCCAGCACCAATAATGAATACGGTGTCATGATTTTTCGGAGGGTTACGGAGGACGCTATGTAAAGCGCAGCTAAAGGGTTCCACCATTACCCCGTTTATGTCATTTATTTCAGGGGGGAGCTTGAATACCTGACTTTGATGTGCAACGAGATATGGGCTCCAGCTTCCTCCCGTATCATGACATGTGCCGACCAAAAGTCCAGGAGAAACGTGGCCGTCTGTCATATGCTCACAAAGACTAAAATCTCCGTGTTGACAAGCTGAGCAAGGGCGGGAAATCCCTCTCGTTTCACATGATAAGACTGGGTCAATAACCACGCGGTCTCCGGGAATTACATGTTTCACTTCGCTTCCCACTTCTGTTATTATGCCTACAAGCTCGTGTCCTAGAGTAAAGGGAAAAGAAGTGAATGGAGAGAGTGCCGGACTGTCACGAAGAAAAATAAGGTTGATGTCACTGCCACAAATCCCGCCGTATTTTACCTTAATTTTTACCCATTCATTGTTGGGAAGTGCTGGCTCAGGTATATCACCATAATGAAGACAGGATAGCTGGGAGTTCCAGTGAAGAGAAGGAAGAAACTTACCGACTGTCTTACAGAGAACGTATCGTAGAAAGCTATAATTAAACTGTACGGCTTTCAAGCACAACCACCTGCTTTATTAAGGTTTACATTTTCATTGTGTCAATCTAACTTTATGTATTGAATATATGGTTTATGCGGATTTGTCCTTAATCAATTAATTAAGGGATATTTTGAACAATAGGAGGGCATTCTAATTTATAGGCATTATTTATAGTTAATTATCAAAGGATGATATGCACTGAAGTAGAGAGGTGTATGAATGAGTAAAAAAATTCTTATCTTATCAGAGGAGATTGGCGCTGGTCACACGAAAGCTGCTGAAGGATTGATGCAAGGCATTCTTTATTTGGCTCCTTCAATGCATATAAAAATTGTAGAAGTGGGGAAAAAGCTTCATCCATTAACAACGATGCTTTTATTTCAAATTTATCTCAAAATGATATTTGTTTTTCCTTTTTTATGGAGAAAGATGTATCGATATAAGCAAAACGTGCCATTGTCACTGCGGAGGAAATTTATTATTTACCACCTTTTTCATAGACGAATTAAAATGTTAGTTGAACTGGAATGCCCAGACCTTGTCGTCTGTACTCATCCATTTATTTGTTCATCCATCTCACGATTAAAACGAAGGGGCTATACATGGATTCTCTGTACAGTGATTACAGATTTTCACGTTCATGGAAACTGGGTTCACCCTGAAGTAGATGTATATTTAGTATCGAGTAAGAAAGTGCAAGAACAACTATTACAAATGGGAATTCCGGAATGCCGAATTATAATTACAGGGTTGCCAATCCGTGAACGCTTTTGGATCAAGCATGAAAAACAGGATATACGTCAAAAATTACAATTGAAAAATATTCCTACCGTATTAATTATAGGGGGAGGTTTAGGGTTAGGCGGAATTAGAGAAGTTGCTCATTCTCTTTTAAAGTGGAAGGAAGAGGCGCAAGTTATTATATGTATAGGAAGTAACAAAATATTAAAAAAACGTTTAATACGAGACAAGCGATTTAATCATCCAAACATTCGCATTTTAGATTTTGTCGAAAATATTGATGAGTGGATGGATGCTTCTGATTTGTTAATTACAAAGCCAGGTGGACTTACTTGCTTTGAAGCATTATTTAAAGGCATCCCTTTGCTTTTATATCGTCCTATCCCTGGCCATGAAGAAAGTAATTCCGATTGTTTGATTGAGCATTGCTTAGCTATAAAAGCGAATAATCAACGGGAAGTAAATGATTGGATGAAAAAATTGCTCTTTTCCCCTGAAGGTATGAAAACTTTACAGCAGCAGGTCGAGCAATTTAGGCAAACAATCAATCCGCTTGCAAGTGCTGAATTTATTGTTAAGCAACTGATGTTATAAATACAATGCAAGTTCATTTTTGCAGTTCATATCATTTACCTTCATTTGTTAAGCTTTTAATTTGATTCATTATCATTTGTGCAACTGTAAAATAATTTGTGATAGTGTAATCAGATAAAAAAATCGGTTTTCCAATAATAACCTTTATTGTTCTTAAGCGTCCTTTCTTTGCAAGTACAAAAGCGATGGGAAGAACAGGAGCGCCTGTTTTCATTGCAAAAAAAGCGACTCCTTTTTTCGGTTGAACAGTTTGTCTGTTTTTACAGCGCGTGCCTTCTGGAAATATAGCAAAAGCGTTGCCACTTCTTATAACCCGTAAAGAGTGACGAACAGGCTTAATTACAATTCCGCTATATCGATCAACAGGGATAGCGTATAGCTGAGAGAAAAGCCAGTGGGAGAAACGGTTTGAAAATAGTTCTTTCTTTGCTAAGAAATGAATTTTTCTTTTTATCACACTGGCAAGAACGATAGGATCATAGGCACTTATGTGATTGGCTGCAATAATTACAGGCCCATCTTTCGGCACATGTTCTATGCCCGTAATTTCAATTCGAAAAAGAAAATGAAGAAACGGTTTTGCAATAAATCTTAAACATGTATAAATCATGTATTTCCACCTTTTTGAAAGCTATACTGCTTTTTCTTTAATGTCGCATAGGGATATGGCAAGACATAAATTTCTTACTTTGTTTTTGCTTTTTCAAATATAGAAATGACTTTAAAAAAAACTTTGCAGAGGAATGAAAGTGCAAGAATTATCATCACGCTGATTTTTGAAGACGCTATATCAGGTAAGAGGTTATCACGTAACTTTACGAAGAAACTACGCATGATTATTCACATCCAAAAATTAATAAATTGCTGTGTTTTTGTATCTCTCTAAATTATGTATATAGCCCTGTTGAAGTAAGGAGTAATATTAGCTATAAAAAGTAATATTTATATAGAATAAATATTTCTGCTGATTTTTATATTTCAAGTCTTTACCTATTACCAATTCTACAAACGTTGTAACAAAAAAAGATTTCATTATTATTTACTTTTTTCACAAGCTTAGTCACCTTTATTTGTTCCTAAAAGCTTTCCTAATTGCTGATTAAGTTCAGATAACTTCTTCGGTCTCCTTTCTTACTTTCCCTGTTATGGTCGAGGGAGTACTCTAGTGGGGCAAGCCGTTGGCAAGAAGGAATTATGAAGACCTGCCTTTAACCTGCGTACTTGACATGAAGCCTCTACGGGCGTGATGTATGCATGAAAAGCTGATCTCATTCGGAAGGGTAGTTTATCATGCCCGTTGCTTCATATAAAGCTCTTTGGGTTAGTAGAAAAATCAAGGCTTGACGACCTCGTTCATATCAGCTTGATAGGCATGGAGAAAGTTGACTTTCGTATAATTTATGGGTAATACGAAAACCTATACGATATGGAAAACAAATTGAAAAACGGGGAGATTTATAGCCATGCTAATTTTCCAAAACTGACGGACACCGAGTTTCACGATCAAATCATAAAGGCGGATAAGTTAATCAGCCAATTTGCAGGATATACCCCAAATATTGTTAGGCCTCCTTATGGTAAGGTTAACGAAGGACAAATTCAATGGTTAGCGAGTCAACACAAAAAATTGTGAACTGAAATGTGGATTCCTTGGATTGGAAAGGATTAAGTGCTGAACAGGTAACGATTCCTGAATTATTGGACTTACCCGTAGGTAAATAATCATTAGGTTAAGCATAATCAGATGCTGAGAAAATTAGCGTAAATTTTTAATTAGGAAGGACTTACACCGGGTGATACATAAGTATGTTTCCATCTTGTTGCTGTTTAGTTTATCCATTTCCACTTACCCGACCATTTCCTTATCTAAAAACGAGAACAATTCTAATCAGCAGGCATTGCAAGCATTTTTAACCTTTGAAAAACAGATCTACGATTTGCTCGACACTGCTATGGGATCATTAAATGAACTGGGCGAAAAACCAGGTATGAAAAACTTATATAAAAATGTCTGGTCGGCAAAGCAAAAATTTTTCGATACCTCCTTAGCATTCACCAAACTAAAGATACCTCCTACGTTACCAGACGATATAAAGGCATCGTTAAAAGACATCAAGGATAGCTTCTCTACAGGGTTTGATGCATTAGGGGCAAGCATGGGCTATTTTCTACAATATATAGATAATGGAAATCCTATACTGTTTGATAGGTTCGTTGAAAAACGTGAGGAAGGAGTGGCCTTCATTGATGGTGGGCTAACATCGTTAGCCTCGGTAAAAATGCAGTTAAGTTCTATAGAATTTAAACTGAAACCTAATACGTGGATAGTAGGAAAGAGATATCTTAATGAATTACAAAACATTACTCCTTCCGGAAACCGGTCAATTCAGAGCCAAAGCGAAGGAAATTAAAGCGAAAAAAAGTCTAATTGAAGTTCTGGTGCATCGCAATTAAGCTAAATTTTTTCAGTAGATCCAAAACGATAAACCCTACAGTTATGTCTGCTTTCTTGGCTCTGAATGAATATATACTTGACCCCTTAGGTACCGTACTCTAACCGGATTTTCACACCTGCAGTGTCGCTACTAAAGTCATCTGGAAGCTAAAAGGTTGTCGAATTCAATACGCGAATGCGCTGAAAACAAGAATATGGGATGTTTTAAATTATAAGACACGAGTGAACGTAATAAAAATTATGAAGAAGGAAATCACCAGAATTGAATCCGATTGAAAAAGTATGGGCGTGAATAGGGTGTGCATAGTGTTAAAACATTAGCTCAGTTCTATATAAGTAATAAATTACACTTGATATTTTGACAGGGTAGCGTGGTTGGAAGTAGGCGATTCAGAAAAAGAAGAGGGTGGATGCGCCCTGCGCTCCAGCAGAAGAAAGACAAATGTGTCTTTTTCCGACCGCTCCCGCACGCCGCCCTTCCTTCTTTTCTATCCATCTATGGATAATCAACACCCTTGATAATTTATAATAAAGTTTGGATAAAAACGGCTTGTGATTATCAAATTAATCAACAAGCCGTTTTTTATTTACCAATTAATGTACTCTAAAATTAAAATCTATAGAAGGTTTTCACAAGAAAGCTCTAAATATCATCAAGTAAATCTCTATAGTACTGTCTTAATTTTTCTTTTAAAATGATAGGCTCTATTATTTTTATGGATCTTCCAAAGCCAGCAAGATATTTAATGATGAAATCAACTTCGTTTGGCTCATACCAACCAATAATATATGTATTTTCTGTCTCATGGATTAACTTCATTGAGGGGTAATGTTCCTGTTGAAATTGCTCTACCCCTGCTGGACTAATTAGACATTTAAATTGAACTGCTTGTTCAGATGGTTTCCAAATTGAATGAGCATTTTGTATGGTAATTTCATTTAACTCCTCTAATGGCTGGATATTCGTTAATTCAGCTGATGTTATACGATCACAACGGAAAACACGGTAAGCCTTTTTATGCATATCATAAGCCTGACAATACCAATAGCCTTTCATTGAGTAAATAGAGATTGGTTGAATATTACGAGTGCTCTTTTGGTGAGCTTTTTGATAATCTATTTTTAATATTATATTTTTAACAGATGCCATTAATAAAATTTCTAAATGTGTACTATCTCTGATTTGCTCTGTATGTCGAAAGGATACTCGATTTTGCATTCTTTCTATATCTTGTCTTTGGCTTTCCGATAATTCGTTTATAAATTTTTCATGTATCGAACGAAAAGATACTTGAAAAGGTAAATTTGAAAAACTTCGAAGTGCTTGCATTGCAAAATAAAGCGCATAAATTTCTTGACTGTTAAAAGAAATGGGGGGGAGTGGCATTTGATTAAGTAAACGATATCCCCCATAGCGGCCATATTCTGCATAAATTGGCGCACCCATTTCCTCTAATGAAGCTATGTCTCTTAATGCCGTTCTTTTTGAAATTTGAAACTCATGCATTAAATCTTGAAGTGTAAAATGTTGTTTTTGATTGATGAAGCGTAGCATTTGATTGATACGTTCTGATTTTTTCATAAAAATACCTCTTAATGGTGCCTTAATTTGTCACCTTTATTGACTATACTTGAAAGTGTAATCAATACTAATGAAGGAGGCAACAAAATGAATTTTGAAGTCATCCCGTTTTTATCTTTGAATGGGAATGCTGCGGCAGCAATTACATTTTATGAAAAATATTTAGGTGCTAAAGTTCTCTTTAAGAAAAATTATAAAGAAATGAAGGAAATGAATTCTAATTTTAGTTATGAAGAGGGCCAAGATGAATATATTACACATTCTGTTTTGGAAATAGGCGCTAATAAACTAATGATTGCGGAGGAAGAAATGGACACTTCGCAACCTTGGCAATTAGGTAATAGCTCTTCATTGTGTATTCAATCTAAAGATAAAAGTGTGATTCATAATCTTTATGAATCTCTTGTTCAACATGAGAAGGTTACTGTTTTAATGCCATTTGCAGAAAATGCATTTAGTCCCGGATATGCGATTATACGAGATCCGTTTGGAATCGTTATCCAGCTTTGTGTAACTGTACATGATTTTTAAATGGTTTGAGCTAATATTACATTTATTTTAGCTAAGAAACGTGTTTTTTATAGTTGAATAAGCTACAATGAAAATGGTCAAACTTTTTTATAAAACACTACGGCACGAAATATTTTTAGGGCCTATTTTGATCAATCTGTTTTTTTAAAAGCAGGAGTATTCCGAATGACTCTGTATGGAAAAGCAAACTTAAATATGTAAATTAAACCTCGTTGATATTCAACGAGGTTTTTGCTTTTATTAGAGGCTGTGGTGATGGACTAGAGCAGGAACCCTGTCACTACTCCTATAGGCGATTATCCAAACTTGATAATAATTGAATTTTGTTCAGCGAAAGGGAGGTTAGTTAAATAATGAACATCAGAAAAAACCTTCTTGTTTTAAGAGAGGTCACGCAATATGCATAAGATTTTGTATTTCTTGAATTAGCCAAGATACTGTTTTAGTATTTCTAACCCCATTTTCAACTCATCTAATGAGTTTGTAGAAGAAAGTGCAATACGCAAATACTTATTAGGTGTGGTCTGCCCGCTGAGAAAACGATCAGAATGAAAAACTCGAATACCGCGCATCTTCAAATCTGTTTCCAACTGTACGGCATCATGATGCTCTTGAATAGAAAGCCAACGATAAAAACTAAGAGGATGTCCAACAGGCTTACTGACAGGAAAATATTCTGTATAAATATCATTTGCAGACTGTGCAAGCTGTTTCTTTTGGGAAACAATTTCATGAGCCCTGCCTGATAAAATAAGCTCCGTGATAACCTCTGCATCTAAAGAGGACGTTT
Protein-coding sequences here:
- a CDS encoding DNA replication protein; amino-acid sequence: MKITEENAVQQIKNRNEKAIAFIIQTYGSLLTAIIKRHVHYNEHNEKIGPSIPIK
- a CDS encoding class II aldolase/adducin family protein yields the protein MHKFTIHHPLHSDFLQWFAKGLKNIFSANGYLFCEETNENFRLVFNFISHEKPRPFRRKAQSTFVVSILETHEKPENILKAAYPFLIRSLSNHLIYISHETENTNVYFITLEQGCYKIEYQLGNEQEFFMLVYKRLEPLASSQLVIDNEFHQDLPYKLWNGDERTRDMYIAGQKLDKMNLLPAPFPMEEYLSPRDLQHVKKLYGIGGLSYGNVSCRHDKESFWMSASGVNKADLKTIGEDILLIKGYDAERNTMLLSIPPTITPRRASVDAIEHWIVYKEHPSIGAIVHIHAWMERVTATEINYPCGTLELAQTVAELIRQEDNPSRAIIGLKNHGLTITGYDLDDIFERIEGRIIPQIPMA
- a CDS encoding zinc-dependent alcohol dehydrogenase; the protein is MKAVQFNYSFLRYVLCKTVGKFLPSLHWNSQLSCLHYGDIPEPALPNNEWVKIKVKYGGICGSDINLIFLRDSPALSPFTSFPFTLGHELVGIITEVGSEVKHVIPGDRVVIDPVLSCETRGISRPCSACQHGDFSLCEHMTDGHVSPGLLVGTCHDTGGSWSPYLVAHQSQVFKLPPEINDINGVMVEPFSCALHSVLRNPPKNHDTVFIIGAGVIGLCIIAAIRALGISCRIIVLAKHDYQAELASHYGADEVIRLTSKNRYFPKAASSLHAKLLTPIFGSSIAQGGADITFECVGKESSIHDALRLTKSGGKVILLGLAGILNKIDWTTVWLNELTVKGSFAYSTEKYEGKKTRTYDIAIELMAKGKIDLSPLITHRFPLEQYKRAIATASNKGQEAVVKVVFEH
- a CDS encoding diacylglycerol/lipid kinase family protein, which translates into the protein MIIFIVNPVSANGRGKKIWSQLEPVLKERQLAYTVHFTTGPKHATFLAKEIRKVSKVEAVIVVGGDGTLHEVAQGLIGTAIPLGCIPAGSGNDFARALHISTNSIKALEMLLSSKPYKIDVAEINNSFFVNGSGIGFDGAVARMTNGSKIKCWLNRMKLGRLAYVIIALRLLCTFRPMPLTLTIDGRRYFYDNIWLIAVSNIPFYGGGMSVCPDAIYDDGLLDLCIVSNINRFHFLRSLIKVFKGKHTSEPGIIMMRGRKISIQSKKTLPIHMDGEYYQSNCATINVQRRALSVLHAPFINKSC
- a CDS encoding alkaline phosphatase family protein; the protein is MKKIILLLVDSLMPSILEDCMRQKTVPALQFLKDRGRYWSNCVTVFPTMTASVDSSLLTGVYPDVHRVPGLVWYNPEEKAIINYLNGWKCVRKLGLSACAQNVLYNLNEKHLSKEITTLFEELECRGKTSASINTIIHRGNKKHRVQLPFLMNLATGFRLHGDISGPDVLTLGAMVQTNVKQRIPSVIQGCRRRYGINDKYAVHVAKQLIQSNSQPDFMLVYLPDNDHEIHIKGPIHAEESLIRVDQHIQEILNVFDSWDDALNQCVFIVTSDHGQTHIGKEEEFNIDLDKLLESFRVLQLGEDVNDHDLVVCNNERMAYIYPLKPDKQPQILRHLLSEARMDLIAWKEDRGVSVREGGSGRAVYFEPGGSNIDIYGTTWNITGEWATLDVKFNEGILHYGDYPDVLSRLYGALYSQDIPVIVVTARPRYEFKSRLYPVHLNGGSHGSLHKYDSTIPLIITGTEHRINEPPRLIDLKSFIINIFENFSK
- a CDS encoding GDSL-type esterase/lipase family protein, which gives rise to MENRVFYIALGDSLTAGVGASTHARSFTANFFQAIKQTKECQYMNFGKSGRSSGELLQFLIDSKIRDLLKRATHITITTGGIDMIRAYSNNVNFLEYVRTVQTLKQNLRHILCNITETNPNTQVFLMGLYNPGPLDHKLYELANNLIRRINKLYEETAKQFGIHTIDPMDSFLNKPHLLADEVHPNDLGYRVITDLFLNKQSRSTHIRAVGQNGKGVMPWEFEE
- a CDS encoding LSm family protein, producing the protein MYHTDMYGSPTYMNEYTHPIQWYTSCRQYLHRYVRITTKDGNVYDGFIADVNPENVTLAIPTCEAEGADDRQFGFGRRRFRRLALPLFLLSSLFLLPFFGGGFPYWY